The genomic stretch GGACTATACAAAGCGTTCAAATATTTATATACTAAATGTTACAATTATATTTGTAATGTAAAAATAGTTAGTAAATGGATAGTTTTCATTGTACAAGTGCAGTTAATatgagccgttcattttgaaagtggcataagtcactttgtcaaaaaaatcgagttaatggtaacactaattacaattgaacggtatcttttcatttttttttaaatttacaatcaataagttgagaactattgagatttgttcgagagaagttttgctaattaacggtataacaaacatgtttattttgaaagtggcgtaagtcgctgtactcaggaaattaattgcggggcttagtgtaaaagaaatagaaacgtgtgataagtgtgtgagAAGTATTGTTCTTACAGACCAAAACGAAGTTAAttggctaaaaattcaatggatACGATTTTACCATGATAGTccgtataaaatgttttataaactaactttagatgaaaaagatgaatttctaactttggatttgtcaccaaaaagaggaagacctaggcgttattcacaaatagaaatggatccgttatacgctggatctcgtcctgtttcttcagcaaaatacaaagacacgatggacttgcttaattatatacccccaatataccacagttatttaaaaaatttgaaacaaaacacgatttccgaggacttaatcactcctattgatgacgaaaatgaaattgaaccgatgtattttcatataaattacttatacttatgtttcaaaatgtactaattatttttgtattttatgaatattaaaataaaaaatacttaaatcaaacttttatattaaatatgttcatggtataaattattattatatatgtaatttattcaacaattttagtaaatcactgtcctttcaaaacatcacttcggtaaaatacgtcggacaaaattaatatatgtcagtcatttttctaaactatttattttgaaagtggcttaagtcactttaccgtaatgaaaagtggtgattttttaatgtttatacgaaattatttatattgagaaaaatatcagtatcctgagataacaaatacaagtaaatcttctcgaaagttagcatccatatttttaaacgtgttaaaacgcaaacccttaaccctttgcactcgaatggcgactctgaggcgccactaaaaattggtgtactatttttcaaaatcattctaagagcatcggactcgtttctacttgaaaagaaactattaaaattgcattgtacttgtcaacaggctcaatttcatgtgcataagtcgcaataaattatataaaatagaactactgtagatcagaaatcatgttttggatttcgaattcgaatagtttcgaccgcaaagggttaaatatatcgacttaaaaacaaagtgacttatgccaccttcaaaataaacggctcatatgaaaATTGGAAATTGAAGTTCACACTTATGAAGATAACACAACTTTCAATATTATCGTCGACGTTAATGTAAATATTTGATTGCATTACGGAAAAAATCTATAATAACCTGTTCGTCACAACGAATAACTTCAATACATAATGAAAAAGTATTCGACTACATTTACACCTACAATTGTTTTCTGTTTCGTAGCATCTGATGCAGCAATTAAAAAGTCATTTGCTCGCGAAGCTCTCAGACACACCTGAATTTTACCATGCCCGAACAATAGTCTACCCGATGGTAGATTAAGGAGGAAAACTGGAGCTCGTTAGCGTCTTAAAATGGCGGCCGACGAAAGGAACCTGGCGACAAAGGGCGGGCGGAGGTgacacgccgcgccggcgaaAAAAATAAAGTAAGCCTGGTCGGATACGTTTTTACGGGGACGATAATAACGCGAGGCAGTCGGCGCGATGGCACCAGTTTTCGGGGACCCCcgtgaataataataatgagttGCTCGTACTTTCGACCCGGGACAACGGTAGTCCTCGCGGAACGTTTCAGAAATGGTTACAGTTATTGTTCGCCGCGCGCGGCGGaccgtttcttttcttttctattcttttcttttcgctGCATGAAATATTCAAACGGCGTTCTCAGGGCTTTCCGCGCGTCGCCAAGGTCTGTTGTGAACTAAAGTTTATGAATTTCTTCGTTTGGTACGTATCCTTTGCTCAGATTCGTGGGCTTCTCGTGCTCCAAAGTTTGTGAGACGTCAATTCGAGTAACGGCACAGGCAAAGTTATCATTTCGATTTGCATGAATGTAATTGAAAGAGACGTTATTTATTCTACTCATTTTACGAATAATTGCCATTcagaaattaaaagaaaatgtcACATACATTTCAGACATACAATGGTTTGCGAAAACGGTATAACATTCTTCAAATTCGCGTATGGTTTCAATTTGTTGACATGTTACAGGGGTTAGTCTACTAGATAATACCTAAGCAATCTTTTTTCGAAAATTACAATTAGCTGAAACGACAAACAACATAAAGGACTCTCTTTTTTCAATCTTTTTTTTCTTGAACGTAAATTGTTACACCTTGGTAATTTGTACGCACgcggaaaatttcatcgaaatcgtttgATACAGAGTCAAGCTACAAATGTTGAAAAATGCAAAAATCGGTTCGACGGGTGTTTCTTAACGTTTACTGTACACATTGTATAAACATTCCATAGAAGATGCTAGAGGTGTGTCGCGCTACAAAAATGTTAAGCGATTGTTAcgtgaaaattatttattcagtttttctgaaaaaaagaaCACAGAAAAAGGGTGCTAAAAGTGATTTGTTTTGCAATAAAATTTCGTTAGTGTCGAACACCCGAAATGTACAGTATTAAAGTTAATACATGAGACGTATTTCTATTGTGTTTTTCAACTCCCAATTGAGAAGATTGATTCCATTATTCTAGAAACGAAATTGACCAAGATCTCTAAGTTACTGTGTCGCCATCCCCGCCCAATGTTTTCTTGTAGACAGCGGGCGTATCTGATGTGCGCCACGTGGGGCCAGTAACCTTGAGCAGTAGCATAAATATAATCCtactatgtatatgtatgttaGAAAAATCTAACACAAGAGAGACACTGTAAATAATTTACTACATTTTATGGTACATTCTAATATTTGGCAAACTGTTGTTATActttaaaaaatgttaatattGTTTGCAACGTTGTCAGAGTTCACGGTGCacgttttcaatatttttacaatACAGAGAACAAGAGAATGGTGTAATTGGAAAAAAGAATCGTTAATTCAAGGTATGTCGTACCTACGTTAACTAGCGGTTGTCTGTATCGTTTCGTCCCTTCCAACAGCAACCAGGATCCGACAGCCCCATGAATTCCCGTGGCAAGGATTTGGACCATAACGCTGGTTAGCACGACTATCCAACCCCAACCACTTTCAGGGTAGTAATGCTGCCTTATGGTGCATCGTGCAATGTATCTACAGCACGTAAAAAACCGTCGACGTGTTTCTAGTCTGACGAGAGACCACAATCACAATTCTAAATGCTTTCCACTGTGCATCATCGTATGCACCGTTTTTTATTCTAAAATTTTGTTCATCCTATTTCATTCTCCCTTCAAAATGTTTGCAGactataaatattgtaataaaatatagCACTTTAATTATTCAAAAGAGGAACATGACATCCTTTCTACATTATTgaatatttcttataatttaaaCTTCTCAATGTTTAACCCTTCTATGGTGGCTTAGATCTACACATGATTCAGACTGTGTAACTACACTTATTTAACTTTTTAAGTTACTATCTTATTGGCGTGAAATTTATTGACTCTGCTTATTTCTAATTACTGTGAATTTTTGCTAccttttatattttcatattacttattatatctTTTTATCCAGTAAAGCTTAAAGGTATTGtactgtaataatataataatattatagtttaatatttatattatatattatattatataatattatataatattatattatattatattatattatattatattatattatattatattatattatattatattatattatattatattatattatattatattatattatattatattatattatattatattatattatattatattatattatattatattatattatagtataataatatatatagtttcCAAAGATATATGCTCGGATCTTTTTTATTCGGGTCTATGTGATCCGAACCTAATTAGTGCAACTTTTTATAAACACCGTAGAAGGGTTAATGTACAAAGTAAAGTACTTTGATCCATGAATTATCATATTCATAGATTTGGATGGTCGAAAATTGGAGAAAGTTGTAGGGAGAGTATCTCCTTGAAGAAGACAATAGGTACTTTCCATGAGTGATAATTGTATGCAATTTGTGGCAAGCTGACGCGAGAACAGACCTAGGATCCTGAATCTCATCTTTCCCGATTTGTTTCAGATCTTCGGGCTCCTGCAGGCACACGTTTCCCTCGCACTCTCCGGAAAACGAGTGTTCACCCAGCTCCCCCGAAATTGCCACGCCGCTGTCTTCAAAGGCGGGACTTTGCACGCCATCTCTCTCGTTATGGTCTCGAGTCTCCATCCCTCGACAGCGAGGCTATTGCCACCGAGACGCAATGTTCATACTTGCCAATTATCTTCTGTATCTTCTTAAACCTTCCACAAGCTTTTACCTTTTCGAACTTTCACTCCACGAACATTACGAACCGCCTTTTGGGTTACCGATTTAGTCGCCGTCCTTGTTCTATCATTTATTTATCACGACAATTGTGGGTTCAAATAATCAGTTGCACGATTGACGAATTAAATTGCATGAAACGCGAATGCACGACTTTCTTCGACATATGTTCACAAGTACCCTAAAGTTACATCGCTCTATCCTAAGgatcaatatatgtatatttagtcGATTTACATGTTGTAATCCGTAATAGGCGAAATTCACTATTAAGAATGACTCGCGTTGTTGTTTTGGACACTTTGTATTAGGTTGTAATTGTTATATGGACGGTTCAGAAGCCAATCAATGCAAGTCTATTCTTCTTTAAAAATATGTtatctaataatataaataaaataaaaatgtgcaTCTTTATTATAGAATCTTTCGGTCAATAAATCGATACAGTCGATTTCTTCATAAAGAATgactaaacaaaatttaaaaaattataaaaaaagggataaatagaaaaattaaatattaatattaatttacatttatttatttaattgtaataaaaattatgcttTGCATTATTAGTGGAATTGTTATTTTCTTGCACaattaatttgtaaaattatttaTCCCAATTTTGAGGTTAACACTGGACTTAAATTGATTGGCTTCTAAGCCAACAATATGTATGATGAGATAGTTATTGTTATATCAACTGTtgaagaagctaatccatctggtATGTCTGGTGttttttgtttataaaaatCGTGATAGGGGTGGTTGAGCAAACAGCAATTCTGATGGACGCGCGTGTTTAAATGAGACGTTCAGCACTTAGAAAACGTTACGTTTTATTGATCGTGTTTTATAGTTTATGAGTAAAACCgcctatattttttaaataataaattacaacTTCAATGATTAAAGTCATTCTCCAAAGTTGCTACattgttttcatttttaaacCAAATAAAACTTTAAACATTGATAGTCGCCTGAGATTGATTTCGCAAAAAACTCCTTTGAATTCAGAAAAACAGCTCGAAGCATTAGGCTGGTGATGCAAATTTTAATATCGGGCGAGAGTTGTTCGCGAGCAGAGTGTAAAAAATCATATGAAAGGATGCGGACGAATTTCATAATCTTCGAAGAAAACATTACTACACTTTCCTGCGGGATGCTTTCGTTTTTCCCATTTACATTGGAGGTCATAAGATATTTGTATTCCGAGAACAGCGAAGATCTTTGAATGCTCTAGGGACGGGCTAGGGCGAAGCTGAAGATCACAGTCCCGTCATTCGGAAATCGTATCAAtgaataaatttctttaaaaaattcatCGTCGTGGATATTTTTAGTGAATCCGATTCAAAGATTCCTATATCGACTTATCGCATAGGGAATGATGAAACACGGAATCGAAATTGGACGAGAAAGTCTCGGCAGATAGAAAACGGACGTCATCGATGAAATTTGCTGGGAACTACAGCATGATCTCACGATTTTTGAAACGGCAACCCTACTAACGCGGAAATACGTTCGAAACTTTAATCCGGTCACGGTGGGGGATTAAATTCCGTGCATTCTACGGGATGAAAGGTAGTAGTCCACGAAGATAAAGTTCGAGAGCCGTGTCGGTCTCTCTATTCTTTTACTGCTCCGGAAACTTTCGCGGTATGAGTTTCCTTGAACCGGATCGAGCGATCCACTTCGAAACAGAACTACAGAGACCGCGAGCCAGCTTGTAGGGCTACTGGGCTATTTCTTTTGATGTTTCCTACATGTTGATTGAAAGGGTAGACGGGAAATAATATTATCTTTAACCAGGCGTTCCGTCTCTTTATTAGCGGTCGTGCGAGAAAAACTGGAGCTGAGACGACGGGATCTGTTTTTCAAACAGAGGGTGTCATCCTCGAAATAGTACGTTAAAATTCTGCAGATATTTCTGAACAAAATTAAGTTTATCATGCTCTAAATACAATATTGACAGTAATTATCGGTGATAAAAAGTAAGACAAATTGAACAGACAATTAAAGGAATAATAAAAGGCACATAGAAGATTGCAATACAGTAAGAACCATGCCAGACAGTTAATTTATTTTACGGTATTTTCTCGATGATGATGTCTCTGCtaattcctttctttctttctttctttctttcttttgcttaacatatttcgaataaaaaagtgATAAAATATGTAACATTCAGATATTTACTTTCATTTtaaagaaatcatttaaaatcatgaaattcaTTTGAATTCATCACATTTGTTACAATATGGCCCGatcaaatataaaaagtaacagTAGTTActgtttattttcaagcacaattaacttcatatttatcaaataagacattaaaactttttatttaaaactaaacgaaataaaagaatacaaaaattgaatATATCTCATTTGATAAACATAAAGATAATTATGCCCGGAAACAAATCAGAGGCATAGTCACCCCAGAACCCCGCAGCAGGGTAGCCAGGAAAAAGCGAGGTCTCTCCTCCCGTACCTCTGCCGCCCGACATACTCGACGAACTGCCTTATCGGAGGAATGGAAGGGATGCAGTTCGTCGGGGATTTCGGGGGGCATGCGGTGCGGAGGGAGAGACCTCGCTGTTTCGTGAATCGTGGTTACTCTGCCCCTGCCCCACTctgccccacagtaaccggctccactaccctacgtactgaacgaatgaaaatcAATATTCTGTAAAATAAATCGTACTCGGTAAAATATTACATATCACGATATTAATTGTATTGATAAAACGTATTAAAAGTACGGAGGAACAAAGCAGTGATTGTTTATTTGACTTTATGTTTTCACTTTAAATTTCAGTGGTTCATTTACTGCATACAGTAACTTAACCTATTTTTCGCACGATGCGTTAGTTACTGTGCACAGTAAGTGAACCTATTTTTCGCTCGATGCGCGCGTTAGTTACTGTGTCGCTTATCACAGATTAGACCAGCCTACATAACCTCAAACACATCTCTGTCATATTTTTGACGAGAGAACCGTAAGTACGAAATTTTATTAAAGCAGACGTTTCTGATATGAACttttcaaatacttattataatattacattctTTTGTATAGAAAAATTTTATATAGAAATGAGTACATCAAAAAAACAACGTATGCTGTACACCAACGAATCCATCAATTTAGCTGTAAAAGCTGTTAAATCTGGGATGCCAATAAATGCTGCAAGCCGGAAATATCAAATACCACGATCAACTTTGCATAGTAAAGTAATCGGCCTGTATGACAATAAGAAACCCGGGCCTGTTTCCATTCTGCCTCCTAATCAAGAATCACTACTCGTAGAATGGATTTTTGAATGCAGTTGCAGAGGTCATCCAGTAACTAAAATGCAATTATTAAACAGTGTTCGCATTCTAGTAAAGGAAATGGGAATCAAAACTCCATTTGGTGAAAATGGTCCTGGTAAAAGTTGGTATTCTGGCTTTTTAAAGCGGCATGAGGACGTGTGTACACAAATGACTGAGAACTTAACCCACGCTAGAGCTGCAGTATCTGAAGGGGCCTTAAAAAAATGGTTTTCTACAGTAGAAGCACACTTAAAGGAAAAAGGTTTGCTCAATATTGACCCATCTAGAATATTCAGTACGGATGAAACTTCTTTATCATTGGATCCTAAATCTGATAAAGTATTGAAAAAGAAAGGAAGTAAGAATGTCTATTCGATTAATGAAAAAGAAGCCTTGACAGTGTTGGTGACAGGGAATGCGGCAGGTCAACTAGCACCCCCTCTTGttatattttcttcgaagcacATACCAAAAGAAATGTATGAGAAAATGCCATCGGGTTGGATCTATGGTACATCGGACAGTGGTTGGATGCAAGGAGAACATTTTTACGAATATGTAACTAATGTATTCTACCCTTGGATTATCAGTACAAATATATCTTTACCTGTGATTTTATATGTGGATGGACATGTTTCTCATCTTACACAACCTTTGGCTAAATTTTGTGTAGCAAATCGAATTGAACTCATTGCCCTACATCCAAATTCCACGCATATTATCCAGCCAATGGATCAAAGTATGTTTTGTCCAATGAAAGCAGCCTGGACAAGGCAAGCGAACGAATACCGACAACAAAATAATTGTTCGAGTGTATCAAAAATTGATGCTGCTCAACAATTAAAGAGAGTGTTTGATAATTTGGATCTTGAAAGGATTTTGAGTAATGGGTTCAAGGCTTGTGGTCTAATGCCATTTTCCTCTAATGCAATCAATTATTCTAAAATTTTTCAACGAACAAATACACCAAATCAATTAAGTGAGCAGCCAAATGATCGATTAAATGTAGATGAAAGAAATCTAGATTATATCACAACTTTAAAGCGTATTGAAGAAAACATTAATCCTGCAACTCTAACTGTTTTTCAAGCAATGGGTAATACAAATGAATGGACTGGTCGAACGGAAGACACAAGTCTTTTTTATGTTTGGAATAATATATCAAAACTTATTGAAGGTGAGAGCACTCAACAAATATGTCCAACAACGAAAGCCGAGAAACATGATGTTGGAAATAGTCAGCTTGATGAAAATGGAAGTAATAGTATGGTTGTGCTTGAAGAAGTGAtgataaaagaagaaaaagacaCGGAATAGGAATGCAAAAGAGATTAAACGAGcaacaaatgaaagaaaaagCAGAAAGTAATGAAAGTAATGCTCCTgccaaaaagaagaaaaattattacaaaaattttATAACTGAGgtttgtttaaataaaa from Megalopta genalis isolate 19385.01 chromosome 16, iyMegGena1_principal, whole genome shotgun sequence encodes the following:
- the LOC117224043 gene encoding tigger transposable element-derived protein 1 isoform X1 yields the protein MSTSKKQRMLYTNESINLAVKAVKSGMPINAASRKYQIPRSTLHSKVIGLYDNKKPGPVSILPPNQESLLVEWIFECSCRGHPVTKMQLLNSVRILVKEMGIKTPFGENGPGKSWYSGFLKRHEDVCTQMTENLTHARAAVSEGALKKWFSTVEAHLKEKGLLNIDPSRIFSTDETSLSLDPKSDKVLKKKGSKNVYSINEKEALTVLVTGNAAGQLAPPLVIFSSKHIPKEMYEKMPSGWIYGTSDSGWMQGEHFYEYVTNVFYPWIISTNISLPVILYVDGHVSHLTQPLAKFCVANRIELIALHPNSTHIIQPMDQSMFCPMKAAWTRQANEYRQQNNCSSVSKIDAAQQLKRVFDNLDLERILSNGFKACGLMPFSSNAINYSKIFQRTNTPNQLSEQPNDRLNVDERNLDYITTLKRIEENINPATLTVFQAMGNTNEWTGRTEDTSLFYVWNNISKLIEGESTQQICPTTKAEKHDVGNSQLDENGSNSMVVLEEVMIKEEKDTE
- the LOC117224043 gene encoding uncharacterized protein LOC117224043 isoform X2, which gives rise to MSTSKKQRMLYTNESINLAVKAVKSGMPINAASRKYQIPRSTLHSKVIGLYDNKKPGPVSILPPNQESLLVEWIFECSCRGHPVTKMQLLNSVRILVKEMGIKTPFGENGPGKSWYSGFLKRHEDVCTQMTENLTHARAAVSEGALKKWFSTVEAHLKEKGLLNIDPSRIFSTDETSLSLDPKSDKVLKKKGSKNVYSINEKEALTVLVTGNAAGQLAPPLVIFSSKHIPKEMYEKMPSGWIYGTSDSGWMQGEHFYEYVTNVFYPWIISTNISLPVILYVDGHVSHLTQPLAKFCVANRIELIALHPNSTHIIQPMDQSMFCPMKAAWTRQANEYRQQNNCSSVSKIDAAQQLKRVFDNLDLERILSNGFKACGLMPFSSNAINYSKIFQRTNTPNQLSEQPNDRLNVDERNLDYITTLKRIEENINPATLTVFQAMGESTQQICPTTKAEKHDVGNSQLDENGSNSMVVLEEVMIKEEKDTE